The Brasilonema sennae CENA114 genome includes a region encoding these proteins:
- a CDS encoding CHAT domain-containing protein, with protein sequence MHPFQLTKRLVRFSLTHVVLFTLAFFLTLIPSTFAKQPHTNSSDKFHTQTTKFPATTPQQLLEQGEALYQSGRFAEAITVLQQAVRISQREGDNLAQAAALTNLSLTFQQLGSWKEASKAINTSLNLLGWNGDNQKLNVNSPKSEFLEILAQTLEIQGGLQLSQGQADVSLKTSQQAEQIWKRLGKQYNTGVTRSRINQAQALRVSGFYRRSLDILEEISQQLQTQPDSLEKVTALRSLGNVEQQSGKLEESQKNLQQSLEIAQRLQLPQEMSLTQLSLGNTARALDQRENAIAHYKNAALIAPNPLTKVQAQINQLSLLVKDKNKADVKPSDATSLLISTIQSQLATLPINQAGIYTRINFARTISKIGNKKDIAKILASSVQQAKMIGSERAQSYALGSLAEVYEQNNQWQEAQNLTEQALFIAQKILASDIAYRWEWQLGRLLKAQGNIERAIAAYDSAVASLQSLRSDLVAVNQEVQFNFRDSVEPIYRESVELLLQQKGQEKPDLDKVRKRIEALQLAELDNFFREACLSNQFVVLDKVVDRDNLNTAIFYPIILDNRLEVILKLPNQPLIHKTSVVNRQKVEKAITNMRETIVEPDASKNFQEVSQKIYDWLIKPVESELKNSGVKTLVFIPDGSLRNIPVCALYDGKEYLVQKYAIAISPGLQLFTPKPLAQERLNALAGGLSQPPKNEKFAPLPNVKVELKLIQQSGVSTMTLLDENFKSTTLRKTINAQPFRVVHLATHGQFSSRAKDTFILAADGRINVRDLDNLLKSREQTRTEPVELLVLSACQTAAGDNRAALGLAGVAIRAGARSTLASLWQIGDNSTVVFIDEFYRQLTTGKTTAEALREAQLRLLSNTEYNRPLYWAPYVLVGNWL encoded by the coding sequence ATGCATCCATTTCAGTTGACGAAACGACTCGTTAGATTTTCGCTAACTCATGTAGTCCTATTTACCCTTGCTTTTTTCCTAACTCTTATCCCCAGCACATTCGCTAAACAACCCCATACAAATTCATCAGACAAATTCCACACCCAAACCACCAAATTCCCAGCCACGACACCACAGCAACTTCTTGAACAAGGAGAAGCACTTTATCAATCTGGACGATTTGCTGAAGCTATAACTGTTTTACAACAAGCTGTCCGCATCTCTCAACGAGAAGGCGACAACCTCGCACAAGCTGCAGCACTAACAAACCTTTCTTTAACGTTTCAGCAACTTGGCTCATGGAAAGAAGCGTCAAAAGCTATCAACACCAGCTTAAATCTACTAGGCTGGAATGGAGACAATCAAAAGTTAAATGTCAACAGTCCAAAGTCAGAATTTTTGGAGATTCTAGCACAAACTCTAGAGATTCAAGGCGGACTGCAACTGTCACAGGGACAGGCAGATGTATCTCTAAAAACATCACAGCAAGCAGAGCAAATCTGGAAGCGATTAGGTAAACAATACAATACTGGAGTGACGCGCAGCCGTATCAACCAAGCACAAGCTCTACGAGTTTCTGGTTTTTACCGTCGTAGCTTAGACATATTAGAGGAAATTTCCCAACAATTACAAACCCAACCTGACTCACTTGAAAAAGTAACTGCTTTACGCTCTCTGGGTAATGTCGAGCAACAATCAGGTAAGTTAGAAGAATCTCAGAAAAACTTACAACAAAGCTTAGAAATTGCTCAACGTCTGCAACTACCCCAAGAAATGAGTCTGACACAGCTTTCTCTTGGTAATACTGCTAGAGCTTTAGATCAAAGAGAAAATGCGATCGCTCATTATAAAAATGCAGCTTTAATTGCACCAAACCCACTCACCAAAGTTCAAGCTCAAATCAATCAACTCAGCTTGCTTGTCAAGGATAAGAATAAAGCAGATGTAAAACCATCAGATGCAACGTCTCTACTAATCTCCACAATCCAATCTCAACTCGCAACTCTGCCTATAAATCAAGCTGGTATCTACACACGTATCAACTTTGCTCGCACCATAAGCAAAATTGGTAATAAAAAAGATATCGCCAAAATTTTAGCAAGCAGCGTTCAACAAGCCAAAATGATAGGCTCGGAGCGCGCCCAATCCTATGCACTTGGCAGTTTAGCAGAAGTCTATGAGCAAAACAATCAATGGCAAGAAGCACAGAATTTGACGGAGCAAGCGTTGTTTATCGCTCAAAAAATCTTGGCTTCAGATATAGCTTATCGTTGGGAGTGGCAATTAGGACGTTTGCTCAAAGCACAGGGAAATATTGAGAGAGCGATCGCTGCTTATGATAGCGCAGTCGCATCTCTTCAGTCTCTCCGCAGTGACTTAGTAGCAGTAAACCAAGAGGTTCAGTTTAATTTTCGTGATAGCGTAGAACCTATTTATCGCGAGTCAGTAGAGCTGCTTTTACAACAAAAAGGACAAGAAAAGCCTGATTTAGATAAAGTCCGCAAGCGAATCGAAGCCTTACAACTAGCAGAACTAGACAATTTTTTCCGAGAAGCTTGCTTGAGTAACCAATTTGTGGTGTTAGACAAAGTGGTAGATCGTGATAATCTTAATACTGCCATTTTTTATCCCATTATCCTAGATAACCGGTTAGAAGTTATCCTCAAACTTCCCAACCAACCTTTGATACATAAAACTTCTGTGGTGAACAGACAAAAGGTAGAGAAAGCCATTACAAACATGCGAGAGACGATAGTCGAACCCGATGCTAGTAAGAATTTTCAGGAAGTTTCCCAAAAAATTTATGATTGGTTAATAAAACCAGTTGAAAGTGAACTCAAAAATAGTGGAGTCAAGACTTTAGTTTTTATCCCAGATGGGTCACTGCGAAATATTCCAGTGTGTGCATTGTATGATGGCAAAGAATATTTAGTTCAGAAGTACGCGATCGCCATTAGTCCAGGATTGCAACTGTTTACCCCCAAACCTCTAGCACAGGAAAGATTAAACGCTCTTGCTGGAGGACTTTCGCAACCACCCAAAAATGAAAAGTTTGCACCGCTTCCCAACGTTAAGGTTGAACTAAAATTGATTCAGCAATCGGGCGTATCGACAATGACATTATTAGATGAAAATTTCAAAAGTACGACATTAAGAAAAACCATCAACGCCCAACCATTTAGAGTCGTTCACCTGGCAACTCATGGACAATTTAGCTCTAGAGCAAAAGACACTTTCATCCTAGCAGCCGATGGACGTATTAATGTGAGAGACTTAGATAACTTGCTCAAAAGTAGAGAGCAAACACGGACAGAGCCAGTGGAATTACTTGTTCTGAGTGCTTGCCAAACAGCAGCAGGAGATAACCGTGCTGCATTAGGATTAGCAGGAGTTGCTATCCGGGCTGGGGCGCGGAGTACTTTAGCGTCTTTATGGCAGATTGGTGATA